A stretch of the Candidatus Curtissbacteria bacterium genome encodes the following:
- a CDS encoding sulfite exporter TauE/SafE family protein, with the protein MSSLFFLAAFFSEIVGTIAGFGSSTIFLPLALLFFDFKTALVLVALMHVFGNIGRISFFKHGLDKRILLIFGIPSIVLTLLGALLVSFIPQHILKGILGVFLIVYAGVSFWKEDLKVKSSLPNSILGGGLSGFLAGLIGTGGALRGAFLTAFGLPKEKYIATAAAIALAVDITRIPVYLAGGFLSSKYYWYIPFLFIIALAGSFVGKQIVKRISQRKFKKIVLVAILVIGLTFILSEETLAFMPEMKRILK; encoded by the coding sequence GTGAGTAGTTTATTTTTCCTGGCAGCTTTTTTTTCTGAAATTGTTGGAACTATTGCGGGATTTGGTTCTTCCACAATATTTCTTCCTCTCGCCTTACTTTTTTTCGATTTTAAAACTGCATTGGTACTTGTTGCCCTTATGCACGTCTTTGGAAATATTGGCAGGATTAGTTTTTTTAAACACGGCTTAGATAAACGAATTTTACTTATTTTCGGCATTCCCAGCATCGTACTAACCCTTCTAGGAGCATTATTAGTATCCTTTATCCCCCAACATATACTGAAAGGCATATTGGGAGTATTTCTGATTGTCTATGCAGGTGTTTCTTTTTGGAAAGAAGATTTAAAAGTAAAGTCCTCGCTGCCAAATTCAATTTTGGGAGGAGGGCTTTCGGGTTTTCTGGCGGGATTAATCGGAACCGGCGGGGCTTTGAGAGGGGCTTTTTTAACAGCTTTTGGATTACCCAAAGAAAAATATATCGCAACTGCTGCCGCAATAGCTCTTGCAGTCGACATAACACGGATTCCCGTTTACCTCGCAGGAGGGTTTTTGAGCAGCAAATATTATTGGTATATTCCTTTTTTGTTTATTATCGCCCTTGCAGGCTCTTTTGTTGGAAAACAAATTGTAAAACGAATCTCTCAAAGAAAGTTTAAAAAAATCGTTTTAGTGGCAATTTTGGTTATTGGCTTAACGTTTATTCTGAGCGAAGAAACTCTGGCATTCATGCCAGAGATGAAGCGAATTTTGAAGTGA
- a CDS encoding sulfatase-like hydrolase/transferase: MKKFALFSKYINSKVIWLPPFLFSIIPILAVYVHNINFIGPERIVLPLLYSFAFTVLSGCVAYTIFKNKEKASVFTSIWVILFFSFGYILLILGENKVIAAIPISLNKLLFGLYAIVLVAIFRFLLKSKSLEKTITLLFLVATTIATLNLVKIVPFEINRWLDGRKLNQYVSGNLGQITVPNEADLKPDIYYFIFDRYGRQDVLEKHFDFQNRSHIEFLQSNGFWVGHESYANYPKTFLSLSSSLNITYLDFLTPILGDKQGDQVNVYRQLLQDNQMARFLKSQGYKYVLYGSSWDPLQEKGIADENYNLLADFDEFHLYVYERTLLNSVRGVIENKQLFTGTERFNKISLNLDYRLHRINRQKDQPQPLFVFGHFLLPHPPYVFSPDCDPYSLSTSSQQIPEDGYLNEVQCANNIMKSLISEIQSRQNRPAVVIFQSDEGPYLPLSYFNDNGESVPENSESYFIHSAILNALYLPNKEDPSKPVDYAKMGLSPNLSPLNTFRTILNYYFGTNLPILENKTYFSLNDDRVYDFKDITDSINSGNRF; the protein is encoded by the coding sequence ATGAAGAAATTTGCCCTCTTTTCAAAATACATTAATAGCAAAGTAATCTGGCTGCCTCCTTTTCTTTTTTCGATTATTCCTATTCTGGCCGTTTATGTCCATAATATAAATTTCATTGGCCCGGAACGAATAGTGCTTCCGCTTTTATATTCGTTTGCCTTTACAGTTTTATCTGGATGCGTTGCCTACACAATATTTAAAAACAAAGAAAAAGCAAGCGTTTTTACTTCTATATGGGTTATCCTTTTCTTCTCTTTTGGATACATTTTGTTAATTCTGGGGGAAAATAAAGTAATTGCGGCTATCCCCATAAGCTTAAATAAACTGCTATTTGGACTATACGCGATTGTCTTGGTTGCCATTTTCAGATTTCTCCTGAAGAGTAAATCACTAGAAAAAACCATTACGCTCCTTTTCCTGGTCGCGACAACTATAGCTACGTTGAATTTGGTTAAAATCGTCCCTTTTGAAATAAACAGATGGTTAGATGGCAGAAAACTTAATCAATATGTTTCCGGAAATTTAGGCCAAATAACTGTTCCCAATGAAGCGGATCTCAAGCCCGATATATATTACTTTATTTTTGATCGCTACGGAAGACAGGATGTCTTAGAGAAACATTTTGATTTTCAAAATAGGTCCCACATCGAGTTTTTACAATCTAATGGTTTCTGGGTTGGACATGAAAGCTACGCCAATTATCCCAAAACTTTTCTTTCTTTGAGTTCGTCTTTGAATATAACCTATCTTGATTTTTTGACCCCTATCTTGGGTGACAAACAAGGAGATCAAGTCAACGTCTACAGACAACTTTTACAAGACAACCAAATGGCAAGGTTTTTAAAATCCCAAGGGTATAAATATGTGCTCTATGGGAGTTCGTGGGACCCTCTCCAGGAAAAGGGGATCGCCGACGAAAACTATAATTTACTTGCGGATTTTGACGAGTTCCACTTGTATGTTTATGAAAGAACATTACTTAATTCAGTAAGAGGGGTTATTGAGAATAAACAGCTTTTTACGGGCACAGAAAGATTTAATAAAATAAGTTTAAATCTGGATTACAGATTACATCGAATCAACAGGCAAAAAGATCAACCCCAACCCCTGTTTGTTTTTGGACACTTCCTCCTTCCTCACCCTCCGTATGTATTTTCTCCGGACTGTGATCCTTATAGCCTCAGTACGTCTTCCCAACAAATTCCCGAGGACGGGTACCTGAATGAAGTTCAATGCGCCAATAACATTATGAAATCCTTGATTTCTGAGATCCAATCACGCCAAAATAGACCGGCTGTAGTAATTTTTCAATCTGATGAAGGACCGTATCTACCGCTCAGCTACTTCAATGACAATGGTGAATCGGTGCCGGAAAATTCCGAATCATATTTCATCCACAGCGCCATTTTAAATGCTCTTTATTTGCCCAATAAAGAGGATCCTTCAAAACCTGTCGATTACGCAAAAATGGGATTGAGTCCAAATTTAAGCCCGCTTAATACTTTTAGAACTATTTTGAACTATTACTTTGGCACAAACTTGCCGATTCTGGAGAATAAAACATATTTTTCATTAAATGATGATCGTGTTTACGACTTTAAAGACATTACCGACTCTATCAATTCCGGAAATAGGTTCTAA
- a CDS encoding SAM-dependent methyltransferase, producing MEERILTKEASSFRDPSGFVFYHRNTVFRQVNISFKDDYNFFKKSNLFKKLINEGLLIPFKEVPNFKGKNSEIFATLKSEKIPFISYPFEWCFEQLKDAALCTLRIQKLCLSYNISLKDASAYNTQFLKGKPIMIDLLSFERYHEGSPWIAYRQFCEHFLGPLLLMSKVDSRLELLLERYLDGIPIDLTSRLLPKSTYLNLSILAHIHLHARNQKKYGANSSIKKQRGKFLTKTMLLGIIDNLESLIGNTRYSGSLSEWGEYSNFMNYSNSAFTNKKKIVKSYLLLKKPKDVWDLGANTGEFSRIASDLGILTVSFDYDLDAVNKNYMQVKKNGEKNVLPLLLDLVNPTPALGWAHEERKSLLARGPSDLTMALALIHHLSISKNIPFGSIASYFAKICKSLIIEFVPKEDDKVQLLLQNRKDIFPWYNQKTFESEFAKYFRIVKRNTIGGKSLRILYLMEGKR from the coding sequence ATGGAAGAAAGAATATTAACAAAAGAAGCTAGTTCATTTCGTGACCCAAGTGGCTTTGTTTTTTATCACAGAAACACCGTTTTCCGCCAAGTAAATATTAGCTTTAAAGACGATTACAATTTCTTTAAGAAATCTAACCTGTTTAAAAAATTAATTAATGAAGGCCTTCTAATTCCCTTCAAGGAGGTGCCTAACTTTAAGGGCAAGAACAGTGAGATTTTCGCGACTTTGAAATCCGAAAAAATCCCGTTTATTTCGTATCCTTTTGAATGGTGCTTTGAACAACTAAAGGATGCTGCTCTTTGCACGCTTAGGATTCAAAAGCTTTGCCTGAGTTACAATATATCTCTTAAAGATGCGAGTGCCTATAACACCCAATTTTTAAAAGGAAAACCAATCATGATAGACCTGCTCTCTTTTGAGAGGTATCACGAGGGATCCCCGTGGATTGCTTATCGTCAGTTTTGTGAACACTTTCTTGGTCCCTTACTACTCATGAGTAAGGTAGACTCCAGGTTGGAACTACTTTTGGAAAGATACTTGGACGGAATTCCTATAGATCTTACGAGCCGGCTTTTACCGAAGTCCACTTATTTAAATTTGTCTATTCTTGCCCATATACACTTACACGCACGAAATCAGAAAAAATATGGCGCGAACTCTTCTATAAAAAAGCAAAGAGGCAAGTTTTTGACAAAAACCATGCTTTTGGGGATTATTGATAATCTGGAGAGTCTTATTGGAAACACAAGGTATTCTGGCAGTCTAAGTGAATGGGGAGAATACTCTAATTTTATGAACTATTCCAATTCGGCTTTTACTAATAAAAAGAAAATTGTTAAATCATATTTGCTTTTAAAAAAGCCTAAAGATGTTTGGGATCTCGGAGCAAATACGGGTGAGTTTAGTCGAATAGCATCAGATCTGGGAATTCTTACTGTTTCTTTTGATTACGACTTGGATGCGGTTAATAAGAATTATATGCAAGTAAAGAAAAACGGGGAAAAGAATGTTTTACCTCTACTTTTGGATCTGGTTAATCCTACACCCGCTTTAGGCTGGGCGCATGAAGAAAGAAAGTCGCTTCTTGCAAGAGGTCCCAGCGATTTAACAATGGCTTTGGCCCTAATTCATCACCTAAGTATTAGTAAAAACATCCCTTTTGGGTCGATAGCTTCATATTTCGCAAAAATTTGTAAGAGTTTGATAATAGAATTTGTTCCAAAAGAAGACGACAAAGTTCAACTCCTGCTTCAAAACAGAAAAGATATTTTCCCTTGGTATAATCAAAAAACATTTGAGAGCGAATTTGCCAAATATTTTCGAATCGTTAAGAGAAATACAATTGGGGGAAAGTCTCTTCGTATTTTGTATCTTATGGAAGGAAAAAGATGA